A DNA window from Helianthus annuus cultivar XRQ/B chromosome 15, HanXRQr2.0-SUNRISE, whole genome shotgun sequence contains the following coding sequences:
- the LOC110910432 gene encoding flowering locus K homology domain isoform X2, with amino-acid sequence MDGLLKVHQRIIDADADSNRAGGTICTRLLLAATQAGNLIGKQGATIKTIQDSSNCVIRVLGEENLPVFALPDDSVVEVQGEPLGVQKAVELIATHLRKFLVDRSVIGIFEKQMQMANARPNQEMAAPQPWAPPPQSFGMNAGGFRPNQFMPPQHQFDNFYPPPQMDKPPRQAPPSFGRDQPVGPPPTAAIQPQPSIVTKVSQNMQVPLTYADAVIGTSGTNISYIRRASGATIAIQESRGNPDEMTVEINGSASQVQTAQQLIQNFIADAATAAQNPTVPPSSQAYNPYPGQAPSYPTQPAPPGHAPAAGDYGSTVYGGNYGY; translated from the exons ATGGATGGTTTACTGAAGGTTCACCAAAGAATAATCGATGCGGATGCTGATTCTAACCGTGCTGGCGGCACAATTTGCACGCGGTTGCTTTTGGCTGCAACGCAAGCGGGAAACTTGATCGGGAAGCAGGGTGCCACCATTAAAACCATCCAGGATTCTTCGAATTGCGTAATTCGAGTACTTGGAGAAG AGAATCTGCCTGTTTTTGCTCTACCTGATGATAGTGTTGTGGAGGTACAAGGGGAACCTTTGGGTGTGCAAAAGGCTGTTGAATTGATTGCTACGCATCTAAGAAAGTTTTTGGTTGATCGCAGTGTTATCGGGATATTTGAGAAACAA atgcaaatggcAAACGCTAGGCCGAACCAGGAGATGGCGGCTCCACAACCTTGGGCACCTCCGCCGCAAAGTTTCGGTATGAATGCAGGTGGCTTTCGACCCAATCAATTTATGCCACCTCAGCATCAGTTTGACAATTTTTATCCACCTCCGCAAATGGATAAACCACCTCGTCAAGCTCCACCTTCATTTGGCAGAGACCAGCCTGTTGGACCACCTCCCACTGCCGCCATACAGCCACAACCGTCAATAGTCACCAAG GTGTCGCAGAACATGCAAGTTCCTCTTACGTATGCAGATGCGGTTATTGGGACGTCAGGAACCAATATCAGTTATATCAGACGAGCGAGTGGTGCTACTATTGCTATTCAAGAATCAAGGGGGAATCCCGATGAAATGACGGTTGAGATAAACGGATCCGCTTCGCAAGTTCAGACCGCTCAACAGTTGATACAG AATTTCATTGCCGATGCTGCAACGGCTGCCCAGAATCCAACGGTCCCACCATCTAGCCAGGCGTATAACCCGTACCCCGGTCAAGCCCCTAGTTACCCAACTCAGCCCGCACCACCGGGCCATGCACCTGCTGCCGGTGACTATGGCAGCACCGTGTATGGAGGCAATTATGGCTACTAA
- the LOC110913224 gene encoding protein FAR1-RELATED SEQUENCE 5-like — MINKMSHLNIGPVRAFNIMKEVYGGFDKVGATKVDFKNFKKELNLFIGEFDAEMFVKRLMRKKEFLPNFSCEYETTDEGVLKCIFWADEDMKRNYYMFGDVISFDATYKRNKYNMMFVPFTGIDNHNRNVTLGAAILGSETAETYSWLLRATKNTFGYAPL; from the exons ATGATAAACAAGATGTCACATCTCAACATCGGGCCTGTTCGTGCATTTAACATTATGAAGGAAGTGTATGGTGGGTTCGACAAAGTCGGTGCTACCAAAGTCGattttaaaaatttcaagaaaGAGTTAAATCTTTTTATCGGAGAGTTTGATGCGGAAATGTTTGTCAAGCGTCTGATGAGGAAAAAGGAGTTTTTACCGAACTTCTCTTGTGAATATGAAACCACAGACGAAGGTGTGTTGAAGTGCATTTTTTGGGCCGACGAGGATATGAAGAGAAATTATTATATGTTTGGGGACGTTATATCATTTGATGCTACATACAAGCGTAACAA GTATAACATGATGTTTGTCCCTTTCACTGGGATTGATAATCATAATAGGAACGTGACACTTGGTGCTGCAATTCTCGGTTCGGAAACGGCAGAGACGTATAGCTGGTTACTTAGGGCGACCAAGAACACATTCGGGTACGCGCCTCTGTAA
- the LOC110910429 gene encoding uncharacterized protein LOC110910429 yields MAATKGIMDHLITATCEWILMFWMFVEAAIAYSLRKFAKYCKLQRPCLLCSRLDHLFGNEDLHLFCKKHQLDVSHLIYCNVHEELVDVREMCEDCANSASLETRSNSESYRFVGEQRSYYACSCCKSGWKEKSTGQQPIWSNVSSRGSKATTKPPLPRVTRHGRPKRPKNKVKHRHRDALSPVGQYPGIKFTSDSELEFLFSDTDDGGFKVVGITERSMKNDENDLLTQYKNLGKHAHSTPDLRSSFLLEAHLNECPRTRSRTRSASLTPDCLIRHNLVELKRRSDQFDPLKIGIDKNPSSSMNAKTRGSFDGSIFLNTNIGSQNRCNIFSRHSFSAADLGSAIRLEMQNNNPLRQRSASLTPNMPSGYGLGNDHLRQRSASLTPNMSSGYVLGTDHLRQRSASLTPNMSSGYGFGEHQMPKNVHPKEKKHKKVSSHRYGYLDDSVVLINAGKHHNRSKIPRRHSYSVFQLGGDILLNMPTDESQNGSILYAFDDYKKLKSRSPEQDFMNTMQFAQKEDEAYTPLQPISFIRGDLPVAFIDRSKWYGSFLDDSAVMRNTGIQYQDVTPRRHSHSFFDLGREFVLKVPANESLTNSSASFAPRGSINYGFEQPNNMKFQTRPNPFADSVRRPRRKSKRGKKSNRISGYESLDDLVVSLNDAYNHGFGEPKQPVFQTFPTVHNFNQPTFFLNKNQGGYQSMDDLVVPFNTGFYEKNKDPRRHSYSAFELGNALLLNVQPIDRSSTMTQNGAYNHGFGEPKQSGFQTMNNSSHPLVFLNKNQGYGFMDDSVVTRKTVIDNHNHYHNQNKLPRRHSYSILQLGGDIVLNMPVDESISQSFRDPQRSFQKVERDQNLFSLPPTGSVKRFRPSYDVGSDLPIDKSKWHGSFDDYLIYRSMASQSQSSNPRRHSHSALDLGRALLLEINLENSLRNFNASSAPHGSTGHGSTDSTEHNRSHHHRAKRNNSQLPPPCPMNHPLGSSSDSRNDLPTFSFDTNHGVRSMDDSFFSHKTGNHNQNQNQYHNGNPRRHSYSAFELGCALLLNMQRERDTSSTRRSASLTPKIQIVKESQLPNFKKAEPSFVSVTTITDDLSNLSSTSLYKPHGYLSCDDSGVSKSGQKRSKNLTRNYYSHSDLTSPVILQMTLDEGLTKKSASLTPDFGDINSLKFQAGSASSQQRRKKNERSKAKRNKRSKAKKGKKPLRKVNNVKPTSSTTNALSDASYESFEDSDAYESFDDSDTYESNADSQNRFNIFSRNSQSVSDLGSAVFHEMQPEDRSRNRSKSLTPESSYFFDDPVQFTVKKGQEKNPAEVEKDKKPLQLPPTYPPKEMDSSSTARPSLCPTCSLDGSEIDYFGLEKVKRQAEDDVRCMRLLQSELEAERNAATVAANHAMNMITRLQQEKAALQMEALQYLRMMEEQAEYDMEALQKANELVEEKENEIQDLLNELEQYRAKYGYDPLNLNAVKSFDDEKRYILESLSTLEKKINQLSNRAHDKSPESDFLKLEREVFEMKEKMEALQADLDLIKHVCNTLHANEGIEFIQEIAHQLQDMRRIMFDRRLVSSN; encoded by the coding sequence ATGGCTGCCACCAAGGGAATAATGGATCACCTGATTACGGCCACCTGCGAATGGATTTTGATGTTTTGGATGTTCGTAGAAGCGGCTATCGCATATTCGCTTAGGAAATTTGCTAAATACTGCAAGTTACAGAGACCGTGCTTGTTGTGTTCCCGGCTTGACCATTTGTTTGGGAATGAAGATttgcatttgttttgtaaaaagcATCAGTTAGATGTCTCGCATTTGATATATTGTAATGTTCACGAAGAGCTGGTTGACGTGCGCGAAATGTGTGAAGATTGCGCGAATTCCGCGAGTTTGGAAACACGGTCTAATTCGGAAAGTTACAGGTTTGTTGGGGAGCAAAGATCATATTATGCATGTTCTTGTTGTAAAAGTGGTTGGAAAGAAAAGTCAACGGGTCAACAACCGATTTGGTCGAATGTTAGTTCAAGGGGGTCTAAAGCTACCACAAAACCTCCTTTGCCTCGTGTTACTCGGCATGGGAGGCCAAAGAGGCCGAAGAATAAAGTCAAACATCGGCATAGGGATGCATTGTCTCCCGTAGGACAATATCCCGGAATCAAATTTACGTCTGATTCGGAGCTTGAATTTCTTTTTTCGGATACTGATGATGGTGGCTTCAAAGTGGTCGGGATCACTGAAAGAAGTATGAAAAACGACGAGAATGATCTTCTTACTCAGTACAAGAATCTCGGAAAGCATGCTCATAGTACTCCTGATCTCCGGTCTTCATTTCTTCTTGAAGCACACCTTAACGAATGTCCTAGAACTCGATCAAGAACACGGTCCGCATCTTTGACACCCGATTGTCTAATCAGGCATAATTTGGTTGAACTGAAACGAAGAAGCGATCAATTTGACCCGTTGAAGATCGGGATAGATAAGAATCCATCATCATCAATGAACGCTAAAACACGTGGATCATTCGACGGTTCTATATTCTTGAATACCAATATTGGTAGTCAGAATCGATGCAACATTTTTTCACGGCATTCGTTTAGTGCTGCTGATTTGGGGTCTGCAATTCGTCTAGAGATGCAAAATAATAATCCTTTACGGCAACGTTCTGCATCTTTAACGCCAAATATGCCatctggttatggtttgggaaatgATCATTTACGACAACGTTCTGCATCTTTAACACCGAATATGTCATCTGGCTATGTTTTGGGAACTGATCATTTACGACAACGTTCTGCATCTTTAACACCGAATATGTCATCCGGTTATGGTTTCGGAGAGCATCAAATGCCGAAAAACGTTCATCCAAAAGAGAAGAAACACAAGAAAGTATCATCTCATCGGTATGGATATTTAGATGATTCTGTCGTCTTGATTAACGCGGGTAAGCATCATAACCGAAGCAAGATTCCTCGACGACATTCGTATAGTGTTTTCCAGCTTGGCGGTGATATTCTTCTAAACATGCCTACTGACGAAAGTCAAAACGGTTCTATTCTTTACGCTTTCGATGACTATAAAAAGCTGAAATCACGTTCACCAGAGCAAGATTTTATGAATACCATGCAATTCGCACAAAAAGAAGATGAAGCTTACACGCCATTACAACCCATTAGCTTTATTAGAGGCGATTTACCAGTCGCTTTTATCGACAGGAGTAAATGGTATGGATCTTTTTTAGATGATTCTGCTGTCATGCGTAACACAGGTATTCAGTATCAAGACGTTACTCCTCGAAGGCATTCGCATAGTTTTTTCGATCTCGGCCGTGAATTTGTTCTAAAGGTGCCCGCTAACGAAAGTTTAACAAACAGTTCTGCGTCGTTTGCACCAAGAGGTTCTATTAATTATGGTTTTGAACAACCGAACAATATGAAATTCCAAACGAGGCCTAATCCTTTTGCTGATTCTGTTCGACGCCCTCGTCGAAAAAGTAAACGAGGCAAAAAGTCAAACAGGATTAGCGGGTATGAATCGTTGGATGATTTGGTTGTTTCATTAAATGATGCTTATAATCATGGTTTTGGAGAACCGAAACAGCCGGTATTCCAAACATTCCCAACGGTGCATAATTTTAATCAACCaaccttttttttaaacaagAATCAAGGAGGGTATCAATCCATGGATGATTTGGTTGTTCCGTTTAACACAGGTTTTTACGAGAAAAACAAAGATCCTCGAAGGCATTCTTATAGTGCTTTCGAGCTCGGGAATGCACTATTATTAAACGTGCAACCTATTGATAGAAGTTCAACCATGACACAAAATGGTGCTTATAATCATGGTTTTGGAGAACCGAAACAGTCGGGATTCCAAACGATGAATAATTCATCTCATCCACTTGTGTTTTTAAACAAGAATCAAGGGTATGGATTTATGGATGATTCTGTTGTAACGCGTAAAACGGTCattgataaccataaccattATCATAACCAAAACAAGCTTCCTCGAAGGCATTCGTATAGTATTTTACAGCTCGGCGGTGATATCGTTCTAAATATGCCGGTTGATGAGTCCATCAGTCAAAGTTTCAGAGACCCGCAAAGGTCATTCCAAAAGGTCGAAAGAGATCAGAATTTGTTTTCGTTACCTCCAACAGGATCGGTTAAAAGATTCCGTCCATCGTATGATGTCGGAAGTGATTTACCGATAGATAAGTCGAAATGGCATGGCTCTTTTGATGATTATTTGATCTATCGTAGCATggctagtcaaagtcaaagtaGTAATCCTCGAAGGCATTCGCATAGTGCGTTGGACTTGGGTCGAGCACTTCTATTAGAGATCAATCTCGAAAACAGTTTAAGAAACTTCAATGCATCTTCGGCACCACACGGGTCAACCGGACATGGGTCAACCGACTCAACCGAACATAACCGGTCTCATCATCATAGAGCTAAGAGAAACAATAGTCAGTTGCCACCACCATGCCCCATGAACCACCCATTGGGTTCGTCATCCGATTCTAGAAACGATCTACCAACGTTTTCTTTCGATACGAATCACGGGGTTCGATCAATGGATGATTCTTTTTTCTCACATAAAACCGGTAATcataatcaaaatcaaaatcaatatCATAACGGTAATCCTAGAAGGCATTCTTACAGTGCATTCGAGCTCGGGTGTGCACTTCTGCTGAATATGCAACGCGAACGCGATACAAGCTCAACACGTCGATCTGCATCTTTGACACCAAAGATCCaaatagtcaaagaaagtcaactTCCAAACTTCAAGAAAGCCGAACCGTCATTCGTATCAGTAACCACCATTACAGATGATTTATCCAATTTATCCAGCACTTCTTTATATAAACCTCATGGGTATCTATCTTGTGATGATTCCGGTGTTTCAAAAAGCGGTCAAAAACGATCGAAGAATCTCACGAGGAATTACTACAGTCATTCTGATCTAACATCTCCAGTTATCCTGCAAATGACTCTTGATGAAGGTTTGACCAAAAAGTCAGCATCTTTGACTCCAGATTTTGGAGATATAAATTCATTGAAATTCCAAGCTGGATCAGCTTCATCTCAACAAAGACGCAAGAAAAACGAACGTTCGAAAGCCAAACGAAACAAACGATCAAAAGCCAAGAAAGGCAAGAAACCGTTGAGAAAAGTAAACAACGTTAAACCCACGAGTTCAACAACTAACGCTCTAAGTGATGCATCGTATGAATCTTTCGAAGATTCTGATGCATATGAATCTTTTGATGATTCTGATACATATGAATCTAACGCGGATAGTCAAAACCGGTTCAATATCTTTTCACGAAATTCCCAAAGTGTTTCTGATTTAGGATCTGCAGTATTTCATGAAATGCAGCCCGAAGACAGATCAAGAAACCGATCCAAATCGTTAACACCAGAGTCTTCTTATTTTTTCGATGATCCGGTGCAATTCACAGTTAAAAAAGGCCAAGAAAAGAACCCTGCAGAAGTGGAGAAAGATAAGAAACCATTACAATTACCGCCAACATACCCGCCAAAAGAAATGGATTCATCGAGTACTGCGAGACCCAGTTTGTGTCCTACTTGTTCGTTAGATGGTAGTGAAATCGACTACTTTGGTTTAGAAAAGGTGAAACGACAAGCGGAAGATGATGTCCGATGCATGCGATTACTACAATCAGAACTAGAAGCCGAACGAAACGCTGCAACTGTGGCTGCAAATCACGCAATGAATATGATCACACGATTACAACAAGAAAAAGCCGCTCTTCAAATGGAAGCTTTGCAGTATCTACGAATGATGGAGGAACAAGCCGAATACGATATGGAAGCGTTACAGAAAGCCAACGAGTTAGTTGAAGAAAAAGAGAACGAAATTCAAGATCTGTTAAACGAACTGGAACAGTACAGAGCCAAATACGGCTATGACCCATTGAACCTGAACGCTGTTAAAAGTTTTGACGATGAAAAACGTTACATTTTGGAATCGCTATCGACACTAGAAAAGAAGATTAATCAGTTGTCGAATCGGGCTCATGATAAATCTCCAGAAAGTGACTTTTTGAAACTGGAGCGTGAAGTTTTCGAAATGAAAGAGAAGATGGAAGCATTGCAGGCTGATCTTGATCTTATTAAGCATGTTTGTAACACACTTCATGCTAATGAGGGGATTGAATTTATTCAAGAAATAGCTCATCAGTTACAAGATATGAGAAGAATAATGTTTGATAGAAGATTAGTTTCCAGCAATTAA
- the LOC110910432 gene encoding flowering locus K homology domain isoform X1: MAEENFHEQETEVMPENSVPVEVQLPGNEQGDAMEHQIPENAQPNIHAEVPLEKRWPGWPGDNVFRILVPVQKVGSIIGRKGEYIKKTCEETKARIKILDGPPGIMERSVLISAKEEPELVIPPAMDGLLKVHQRIIDADADSNRAGGTICTRLLLAATQAGNLIGKQGATIKTIQDSSNCVIRVLGEENLPVFALPDDSVVEVQGEPLGVQKAVELIATHLRKFLVDRSVIGIFEKQMQMANARPNQEMAAPQPWAPPPQSFGMNAGGFRPNQFMPPQHQFDNFYPPPQMDKPPRQAPPSFGRDQPVGPPPTAAIQPQPSIVTKVSQNMQVPLTYADAVIGTSGTNISYIRRASGATIAIQESRGNPDEMTVEINGSASQVQTAQQLIQNFIADAATAAQNPTVPPSSQAYNPYPGQAPSYPTQPAPPGHAPAAGDYGSTVYGGNYGY; encoded by the exons ATGGCAGAAGAAAACTTTCACGAACAAGAGACAGAAGTGATGCCCGAGAACTCTGTTCCAGTAGAAGTTCAACTGCCTGGGAACGAACAAGGTGATGCAATGGAACATCAAATTCCCGAGAATGCACAACCAAATATCCATGCGGAAGTCCCTTTAGAAAAAAGATGGCCCGGATGGCCAGGAGACAACGTTTTTCGTATATTGGTTCCCGTGCAAAAAGTTGGTAGCATTATCGGGCGCAAAGGAGAGTACATAAAGAAAACTTGCGAAGAAACAAAAGCCCGCATTAAGATTCTTGACGGGCCTCCTGGTATTATGGAAAGAAGT GTTTTGATTTCTGCAAAGGAAGAACCCGAACTTGTGATTCCTCCTGCGATGGATGGTTTACTGAAGGTTCACCAAAGAATAATCGATGCGGATGCTGATTCTAACCGTGCTGGCGGCACAATTTGCACGCGGTTGCTTTTGGCTGCAACGCAAGCGGGAAACTTGATCGGGAAGCAGGGTGCCACCATTAAAACCATCCAGGATTCTTCGAATTGCGTAATTCGAGTACTTGGAGAAG AGAATCTGCCTGTTTTTGCTCTACCTGATGATAGTGTTGTGGAGGTACAAGGGGAACCTTTGGGTGTGCAAAAGGCTGTTGAATTGATTGCTACGCATCTAAGAAAGTTTTTGGTTGATCGCAGTGTTATCGGGATATTTGAGAAACAA atgcaaatggcAAACGCTAGGCCGAACCAGGAGATGGCGGCTCCACAACCTTGGGCACCTCCGCCGCAAAGTTTCGGTATGAATGCAGGTGGCTTTCGACCCAATCAATTTATGCCACCTCAGCATCAGTTTGACAATTTTTATCCACCTCCGCAAATGGATAAACCACCTCGTCAAGCTCCACCTTCATTTGGCAGAGACCAGCCTGTTGGACCACCTCCCACTGCCGCCATACAGCCACAACCGTCAATAGTCACCAAG GTGTCGCAGAACATGCAAGTTCCTCTTACGTATGCAGATGCGGTTATTGGGACGTCAGGAACCAATATCAGTTATATCAGACGAGCGAGTGGTGCTACTATTGCTATTCAAGAATCAAGGGGGAATCCCGATGAAATGACGGTTGAGATAAACGGATCCGCTTCGCAAGTTCAGACCGCTCAACAGTTGATACAG AATTTCATTGCCGATGCTGCAACGGCTGCCCAGAATCCAACGGTCCCACCATCTAGCCAGGCGTATAACCCGTACCCCGGTCAAGCCCCTAGTTACCCAACTCAGCCCGCACCACCGGGCCATGCACCTGCTGCCGGTGACTATGGCAGCACCGTGTATGGAGGCAATTATGGCTACTAA